The Nocardioides marmorisolisilvae genomic interval CCAGACCGCAGCCCGGCTGCAGTTGATCGATGAGTACCTGCCCAAGGTCGAGGAGTGGGTCGAGCGGTCGTTCGGGAAGGTCCGTGCCGATGTCGCCCACGAGAAGCTCGTGGCGTTGGGCTACAAGGGTTCGGAACGCACCACACGCCGCGCGGTCGCTAAAGTCAAGGCGTCCTATCGCTCTGGTCGGGTGCGGGTGCACCGGCCCTGGGTCACCGAGCCGGGGATGTGGCTGCAGTACGACTACGGCGACGGCCCGGTCGTCGACGGCGTCAAGACGGTGCTGTTCGTGGCGTGGCTGGCGTGGTCGCGGTTCCGGGTCGTGCTGCCGTTGCGTGACAAGACGATGCCGTCCGTGTTCGCCGCGCTGGACGTCACGTTCCGCCGACTCGGTGGAGTGCCGACCTACGTGCTGACCGACAACGAGAAGACCGTCACGGTCGAGCACATCGCCGGGATCCCGGTCAGGAACCAGCAGTTGGTCACCTTCGCCGAGCACTACTCGGTCGTGGTGCACACCTGTGTGCCCGCGGATCCGGCGTCCAAGGGCGGCACCGAGGCGTCGGTGAAGATCAGCAAGGCCGACCTCGTCCCCAAGGACACCAACCTGCGGGAGGAGTACGCGAGTTTCGCTGAGCTCGAGGCGGCCTGCGAGGCGTTCTGCGAGAAGGTCAACACCCGTGCCCACCGGACGACGAAGCGGCCGCCGATCGAGATGCTCGCCGAGGAACGAGCTCGGCTGCACCCCGTTCCGGCGCGAGCGCACACGGTCGCGTTCGGCACCACCCGCATGGTGCCGGCGAACACCCCGATGGTGATGTTCGAGTCCGGCCAGTACTCGGTCCCACACACCCTGCTCGGTGCAACAGTGTGGGTCCGCACCCACGGGGTCGGTGAGGACGAGTGGGTCGTCATCGTTCATGTCGGCGACGACGGTCCGATCGAGGTCGCCCGCCACCGTCGCGCCACGCCGGGAACGCCGAAGATCGATGACGGGCACTTCCCGCCCCAGCCGTCCGGCCCGCTGGACCGCCAGCCCCGAGCGAAGAACGCCGCGGAGTCGGAGTTCCTCGACCTGGGTGAGGGGGCCCGGCTGTGGTTGGTCGAGGCGGCTGCCGCGGGCACGCCGCGGATGCGGGTCAAGATGACCGAGGCGCTCGCGTTGGCCAAGTTGTTCGACCCCGTCGAGGTCGACTGGGCACTGGGCCACGCCGCGGTCCATGGCCGGTTCGCCGAGGCCGACCTCTCTTCGATCCTGGACCACCACGCCCGGCAGCCCGGCACAGGTGAGCATCGTGCCAGCGAGGACTCCTCGCTGACCCAGGGCACCGCCGCGTGGGCACGGCTCGGCCAGCGGTCCACCGCGGACGGCGACGGCGAGGTGACCCGATGACGACGAGGAGCCCCATCAGCACCGCGCCGCCGTTGCCGGTCGAGTTGGAGGAGCTGCTGCGCAAGCTGCGGCTGCCGCACATCCGTCGCCACGCGCCCGAGGTGGTCGCGACCGCGAAGGCCCAACGCTGGGAGCCCGCCGAGGTCCTCAAGGCCCTGTTCGCTGAGGAGGTCGCCGGCCGGGAACGCTCCGCCTTGGCCACGAGGCGGGCGGCCGCAGGGTTCCCGACCGGCAAGACGTTCGATGCGTGGCAGCCCGAGATCTCCTCGATCCCGGCCCCGACCCAGCAGGCGCTGCGGACCTTGGAGTGGGTCCACCGGCGAGAGAACCTCGTGGTCTGCGGGCCATCCGGGACCGGGAAGACGTTCCTGCTCGAAGCGCTCGGACAACAAGCCGTCGAGCAGGGACTCAAGGTCGCCTGGTTCACCCTGGAAGACCTCGGCGTCCTGCTGCGCCGGCACCGTGCGGACGACACCGTCACCAAGGCCATCGCCCGAATCCTGCGGGCCGACCTGGTCATCGTCGATGA includes:
- the istA gene encoding IS21 family transposase, whose translation is MKSAEEIMEILDAYDLTGSFRDAGELAGCSHHTVKHYVDRRAAGGELDQTAARLQLIDEYLPKVEEWVERSFGKVRADVAHEKLVALGYKGSERTTRRAVAKVKASYRSGRVRVHRPWVTEPGMWLQYDYGDGPVVDGVKTVLFVAWLAWSRFRVVLPLRDKTMPSVFAALDVTFRRLGGVPTYVLTDNEKTVTVEHIAGIPVRNQQLVTFAEHYSVVVHTCVPADPASKGGTEASVKISKADLVPKDTNLREEYASFAELEAACEAFCEKVNTRAHRTTKRPPIEMLAEERARLHPVPARAHTVAFGTTRMVPANTPMVMFESGQYSVPHTLLGATVWVRTHGVGEDEWVVIVHVGDDGPIEVARHRRATPGTPKIDDGHFPPQPSGPLDRQPRAKNAAESEFLDLGEGARLWLVEAAAAGTPRMRVKMTEALALAKLFDPVEVDWALGHAAVHGRFAEADLSSILDHHARQPGTGEHRASEDSSLTQGTAAWARLGQRSTADGDGEVTR
- the istB gene encoding IS21-like element helper ATPase IstB — encoded protein: MTTRSPISTAPPLPVELEELLRKLRLPHIRRHAPEVVATAKAQRWEPAEVLKALFAEEVAGRERSALATRRAAAGFPTGKTFDAWQPEISSIPAPTQQALRTLEWVHRRENLVVCGPSGTGKTFLLEALGQQAVEQGLKVAWFTLEDLGVLLRRHRADDTVTKAIARILRADLVIVDDIGLLAVAADAAEGLYRLVDAAYEKRSVAISSNLHPSGFDELMPKTLATATVDRLLHHAHVCQTSGDSVRLTQALAGQGVSPLS